A region of the Candidatus Gastranaerophilales bacterium genome:
TGGTGCCTGCAACGCCCATTGAACCTACCCTTTGCCCGGGGTTAATTATATAAAAATTCAATTCCAGACCGTTTTTTGACCAGAGAGAACCGCCTATATTATGCTGCCCCGAAGCTAAAATCCTAAAATCATTATTACCTTCCGCAACAGCATTCCAAATAAGCTTCATCAGCTCCTTTGTAGAGAGCCGTTTTTCTCCTTTTTCCGTATTTTTAAGTGTATTAATTTCTAATTCCATCTTTCACCTAACATACATGTGCAATTTCTAAACGCTCTGCAACATTTTTATCCACACAAATAAGCGCATCCGACCTGCCGATGGGTAAAGAACTGTTGCCTACCGGAGCTAAAAGTTTTTTAAGTTCCATATCGGTTGCCAGAATATAATTTACTATGTTTTGTGCAACTATATCTATATCAAGTCTTTCGACCAATTTTGGGTTTTGCGTTGTAATACCCACAGGGCAAAGACCCGTGTTGCAAGCGTTGCATTTTTCGTAATCATTCCCTACGCAGCCTGCTGTTTGCAAAATCAGCTTGCCTGTAAATACGCCGTTTGCACCTAAACATAACATCTTGAATGTATCAGCCGCCAAATTGCCTTTCATAGCCATTCCGCCGCCTGCAAACAAAGGGATTTGTCCTTGTTTCCCCTGATGGACGCCTGCTAAATAACAATCTCTGAGCTTTGAAACTATAGGATGACCTGTATGATTAAGCGAAATTTCGTGCGCTGCGCCTGTAGCTCCCGCAATACCGTCCAAGAAAAATCCGCCTACAATATTGTAAGGGTCACGCAAAAGGTTGTTATAAACACTTACGCTTGTCGATGAAGCAGCTACTTTAATTGCAACAGGTACCTGAAATTTAAACGCGCAATTAAGCGATAGGAACATTTTTTGTACACTTTCTTCAATTGAATACAACCCTTGGTGGTTGGGCGGGCTTAATAAATCCGCCTTTGGCACCCCCCTAATTTCCTGTATATGACGGGCATTCTTCTCCGCCATCAAAAGTCCGCCATCGCCGGGTTTTGCGCCTTGTCCTATTTTGATTAATATAGCGGCAGGGTCTGCTACCATATCAGGCATTGCGTTTATAATTCTGTTCCAGCCAAAATGTCCTGACGCTATTTGCAAAATCATATACTTCAAATACTTTGATTTGAGAAGTTTGACGGGCAAGCCGCCTTCTCCGGAACACATTCTTATGGGGATACCCTTCACCTCGTTCAGATAAGCTACCGCAATGGCTATAGCTTCCCACATCCTTGTGGAAAGCGCCCCGATTGACATATCACCGATAATAACGGGATAAATCGAACGAGTAGGGGG
Encoded here:
- a CDS encoding FMN-binding glutamate synthase family protein, coding for AIKPVYNNSERFGTRYRSHTGESVKRGGRTNLHTEGRTLDKIKVGRISQMTDPSLDAQRHTFDLRTTLGRVVNPKDLNFKIEDGNLVPDEQHDTPPTRSIYPVIIGDMSIGALSTRMWEAIAIAVAYLNEVKGIPIRMCSGEGGLPVKLLKSKYLKYMILQIASGHFGWNRIINAMPDMVADPAAILIKIGQGAKPGDGGLLMAEKNARHIQEIRGVPKADLLSPPNHQGLYSIEESVQKMFLSLNCAFKFQVPVAIKVAASSTSVSVYNNLLRDPYNIVGGFFLDGIAGATGAAHEISLNHTGHPIVSKLRDCYLAGVHQGKQGQIPLFAGGGMAMKGNLAADTFKMLCLGANGVFTGKLILQTAGCVGNDYEKCNACNTGLCPVGITTQNPKLVERLDIDIVAQNIVNYILATDMELKKLLAPVGNSSLPIGRSDALICVDKNVAERLEIAHVC